One Cicer arietinum cultivar CDC Frontier isolate Library 1 chromosome 8, Cicar.CDCFrontier_v2.0, whole genome shotgun sequence DNA segment encodes these proteins:
- the LOC101503911 gene encoding zinc-finger homeodomain protein 6, producing the protein MEMKAENKETKTGTTSLGYNNLPNSNRNSSSSSSPPQNSHHNYNLYPPPHLASSQRPIITDPDPTVTTTATNTSTTPITPQPQQTITTTTTKICYRECLKNHAASMGSHVVDGCGEFMPSGEEGTPESFKCAACDCHRNFHRKHVQQQHVPNPNYHLNFPTPSSSNRFSHVLTTPTNSSGQVQPLMMTFGGAAESSSEDLNMFQCNAGAQFSLQAQPVSKKRMRTKFSQEQKDKMMEFAEKVGWKIQKTDEQEVQQFCSQVGIKRQVFKVWMHNNKQAMKKNQM; encoded by the coding sequence ATGGAAATGAAAGccgaaaacaaagaaacaaaaacgGGAACAACAAGTTTAGGTTACAATAATCTTCCTAATAGCAATAgaaattcttcttcttcatcttctcctCCTCAAAATTCACACCATAACTATAATCTTTATCCACCACCACATCTTGCATCTTCTCAAAGACCTATCATCACAGATCCAGATCCAACGGTTACAACAACCGCAACAAACACTTCCACTACTCCAATAACACCACAACCACAACAAACAAtaacaacgacaacaacaaaaatctgTTACCGAGAATGTCTGAAAAACCACGCAGCAAGCATGGGAAGCCACGTGGTAGATGGATGTGGCGAATTCATGCCAAGCGGTGAAGAAGGAACACCAGAATCATTCAAATGTGCTGCTTGTGATTGTCACCGAAATTTCCACAGAAAACATGTTCAACAACAACATGTTCCTAATCCTAATTATCACCTTAATTTTCCAACACCTTCTTCTTCTAATAGATTTTCGCACGTGCTTACCACGCCGACTAATTCCTCCGGACAAGTTCAACCGTTGATGATGACATTTGGAGGCGCAGCTGAATCATCAAGCGAGGATCTCAATATGTTTCAGTGTAACGCGGGTGCACAATTCTCCCTACAGGCGCAGCCGGTTTCCAAGAAGAGGATGAGGACGAAATTCTCACAGGAGCAGAAGGATAAGATGATGGAGTTTGCTGAAAAGGTTGGGTGGAAGATTCAGAAAACTGATGAACAAGAAGTGCAACAGTTTTGTTCTCAAGTTGGTATCAAGAGACAGGTTTTTAAGGTTTGGATGCACAATAACAAACAAGCTATGAAGAAAAACCAAATGTAa
- the LOC101503030 gene encoding sugar transporter ERD6-like 6 isoform X2, translated as MSFIREDCENGKELKKPFLNTGSWYRMGSNQSNILNSSTQYVMRDTSVSVLLCVLIVALGPLQFGFTCGYTSPTQESIISDLNLSLSQFSVFGSLSNVGAMVGAIASGQMAEYIGRKGSLMIAAIPNIIGWLAISFAEDSSFLFMGRFLEGFGVGIISYVVPVYIAEISPQNMRGTLGSVNQLSVTIGIMLAYLLGLFVNWRVLAVLGILPCTILIPGLFFIPESPRWLAKMRMTEEFETSLQVLRGFDTDISLEVNEIKRSVSSMGKGVTIQFADLKMKKYWFPLMVGIGLLVLQQLSGTNGVLFYSSTIFLNAGISSSNAATVGLGAIQVIVTGITTWLVDKSGRRLLLIISSSIMTGSLILVSLAFYLEGVTEKDSPLYSFLGILSVVGLVAMVIGYSLGLGPIPWLIMSEILPVNIKGLAGSIATLTNWMTSWIITMTANLLLTWSSGGTFTIYTVVAAFTIVFAAIWVPETKGRTLEEIQLSFR; from the exons ATGAGCTTTATCAGGGAAGATTGTGAGAATGGAAAAGAGCTTAAGAAGCCATTCCTCAACACTGGTAGTTGGTACAGAATGGGTTCGAATCAGTCCAACATTTTAAACTCGTCAACACAATATGTCATGCGAGATACATCTGTGTCTGTCCTTTTATGTGTCCTCATCGTTGCTTTGGGTCCTCTTCAATTTGGTTTCACA TGTGGCTATACTTCTCCAACGCAAGAGAGTATAATCAGTGATTTAAATCTCTCACTTTCACAG TTCTCTGTATTCGGATCTTTATCAAATGTGGGAGCCATGGTGGGAGCCATTGCTAGTGGTCAAATGGCAGAATACATCGGACGCAAAGGG TCTTTGATGATTGCTGCGATTCCCAATATAATAGGATGGTTGGCCATATCTTTTGCCGAA GACTCGTCGTTTTTGTTTATGGGGAGATTTTTGGAAGGTTTTGGCGTTGGGATAATTTCTTATGTG GTTCCTGTTTATATAGCTGAGATTTCACCTCAAAACATGAGAGGTACCCTTGGATCAGTGAACCAG CTATCTGTCACAATTGGAATAATGCTTGCTTATTTGTTGGGCCTTTTTGTCAATTGGAGAGTACTTGCAGTTTTAG GAATTTTGCCTTGTACAATATTAATACCTGGATTATTTTTCATACCAGAATCTCCAAGATGGTTG GCTAAGATGAGAATGACAGAAGAGTTTGAGACTTCTTTGCAAGTGTTACGAGGATTTGATACTGATATATCACTTGAAGTAAATGAAATTAAG agaTCTGTGTCATCAATGGGAAAAGGTGTTACAATCCAGTTTGCAGATCTGAAGATGAAAAAATATTGGTTTCCTTTAATG GTAGGGATTGGATTACTTGTACTCCAGCAATTGAGTGGAACCAATGGAGTGTTGTTTTATTCAAGTACCATCTTTCTAAATGCAG GAATTTCATCCAGCAATGCTGCTACAGTTGGACTTGGGGCTATTCAG GTCATAGTTACTGGAATCACTACTTGGTTGGTGGACAAAAGCGGGCGAAGGCTACTTCTAATA ATATCCTCATCTATAATGACAGGAAGCCTTATTCTTGTTTCTCTAGCATTCTATCTTGAG GGAGTCACAGAGAAGGATTCTCCTCTATATAGCTTTTTGGGAATACTTTCTGTTGTTGGGCTTGTG gCCATGGTGATTGGCTACTCTCTTGGACTTGGACCGATCCCTTGGCTTATAATGTCTGAG ATACTTCCAGTGAATATAAAGGGCCTTGCTGGCAGCATAGCCACCTTGACAAATTGGATGACTTCATGGATAATCACAATGACTGCAAACTTGCTTTTGACTTGGAGCAGTGGAG GAACATTCACAATCTACACTGTGGTAGCTGCATTTACTATTGTTTTTGCTGCAATTTGGGTCCCAGAGACCAAAGGAAGAACATTAGAAGAAATTCAGCTTTCCTTTAGATAG
- the LOC101503030 gene encoding sugar transporter ERD6-like 6 isoform X1, with protein MSFIREDCENGKELKKPFLNTGSWYRMGSNQSNILNSSTQYVMRDTSVSVLLCVLIVALGPLQFGFTCGYTSPTQESIISDLNLSLSQFSVFGSLSNVGAMVGAIASGQMAEYIGRKGSLMIAAIPNIIGWLAISFAEDSSFLFMGRFLEGFGVGIISYVVPVYIAEISPQNMRGTLGSVNQLSVTIGIMLAYLLGLFVNWRVLAVLGILPCTILIPGLFFIPESPRWLAKMRMTEEFETSLQVLRGFDTDISLEVNEIKRSVSSMGKGVTIQFADLKMKKYWFPLMVGIGLLVLQQLSGTNGVLFYSSTIFLNAGISSSNAATVGLGAIQVIVTGITTWLVDKSGRRLLLIISSSIMTGSLILVSLAFYLEGVTEKDSPLYSFLGILSVVGLVAMVIGYSLGLGPIPWLIMSEILPVNIKGLAGSIATLTNWMTSWIITMTANLLLTWSSGGMFLCFMIHACSYIWYLYNNNNTKVLLSTGTFTIYTVVAAFTIVFAAIWVPETKGRTLEEIQLSFR; from the exons ATGAGCTTTATCAGGGAAGATTGTGAGAATGGAAAAGAGCTTAAGAAGCCATTCCTCAACACTGGTAGTTGGTACAGAATGGGTTCGAATCAGTCCAACATTTTAAACTCGTCAACACAATATGTCATGCGAGATACATCTGTGTCTGTCCTTTTATGTGTCCTCATCGTTGCTTTGGGTCCTCTTCAATTTGGTTTCACA TGTGGCTATACTTCTCCAACGCAAGAGAGTATAATCAGTGATTTAAATCTCTCACTTTCACAG TTCTCTGTATTCGGATCTTTATCAAATGTGGGAGCCATGGTGGGAGCCATTGCTAGTGGTCAAATGGCAGAATACATCGGACGCAAAGGG TCTTTGATGATTGCTGCGATTCCCAATATAATAGGATGGTTGGCCATATCTTTTGCCGAA GACTCGTCGTTTTTGTTTATGGGGAGATTTTTGGAAGGTTTTGGCGTTGGGATAATTTCTTATGTG GTTCCTGTTTATATAGCTGAGATTTCACCTCAAAACATGAGAGGTACCCTTGGATCAGTGAACCAG CTATCTGTCACAATTGGAATAATGCTTGCTTATTTGTTGGGCCTTTTTGTCAATTGGAGAGTACTTGCAGTTTTAG GAATTTTGCCTTGTACAATATTAATACCTGGATTATTTTTCATACCAGAATCTCCAAGATGGTTG GCTAAGATGAGAATGACAGAAGAGTTTGAGACTTCTTTGCAAGTGTTACGAGGATTTGATACTGATATATCACTTGAAGTAAATGAAATTAAG agaTCTGTGTCATCAATGGGAAAAGGTGTTACAATCCAGTTTGCAGATCTGAAGATGAAAAAATATTGGTTTCCTTTAATG GTAGGGATTGGATTACTTGTACTCCAGCAATTGAGTGGAACCAATGGAGTGTTGTTTTATTCAAGTACCATCTTTCTAAATGCAG GAATTTCATCCAGCAATGCTGCTACAGTTGGACTTGGGGCTATTCAG GTCATAGTTACTGGAATCACTACTTGGTTGGTGGACAAAAGCGGGCGAAGGCTACTTCTAATA ATATCCTCATCTATAATGACAGGAAGCCTTATTCTTGTTTCTCTAGCATTCTATCTTGAG GGAGTCACAGAGAAGGATTCTCCTCTATATAGCTTTTTGGGAATACTTTCTGTTGTTGGGCTTGTG gCCATGGTGATTGGCTACTCTCTTGGACTTGGACCGATCCCTTGGCTTATAATGTCTGAG ATACTTCCAGTGAATATAAAGGGCCTTGCTGGCAGCATAGCCACCTTGACAAATTGGATGACTTCATGGATAATCACAATGACTGCAAACTTGCTTTTGACTTGGAGCAGTGGAGGTATGTTTTTGTGTTTCATGATCCATGCATGTTCTTATATATGGTAtctatataataacaataatactaAGGTTTTGCTTTCAACAGGAACATTCACAATCTACACTGTGGTAGCTGCATTTACTATTGTTTTTGCTGCAATTTGGGTCCCAGAGACCAAAGGAAGAACATTAGAAGAAATTCAGCTTTCCTTTAGATAG
- the LOC101503586 gene encoding alkylbase DNA glycosidase-like protein mag2, with the protein MKRTRSQTKADSNPNDDPQPPIKTLTSSKIPFPARKIPKLTPKNKQHLPLSTIAKPLTSQTEIETALNHLRSSDPLLTTIINTFPSPNFTKQITPFFSLIKSIISQQLSNKASSSIETRFVSLCGGQSSILPDVVLSLSPQQLRHVGISGRKASYIHDLSTKYANGFLSDSSILEMDDETLFKKLTSVKGIGPWSVDMFMIFTLHRPDVLPVGDLVVRRGVERLYGLKGLPSPSEMELLCHKWKPYRSIGSWYMYRFVEAKEVMPHQVN; encoded by the coding sequence ATGAAGCGAACTCGATCTCAAACCAAAGCAGATTCCAATCCAAATGACGATCCACAACCCCCAATCAAAACCCTAACCTCTTCAAAAATTCCCTTCCCCGCTCGAAAAATCCCAAAACTAACCCCCAAAAACAAACAACACCTTCCCCTTTCAACAATCGCAAAACCATTAACATCACAAACCGAAATCGAAACTGCTCTGAACCACCTTCGTTCATCCGATCCCCTCTTAACCACCATCATCAACACTTTCCCCTCTCCAAATTTCACAAAGCAAATCACACCTTTCTTCTCCCTCATAAAAAGCATAATCTCCCAACAACTCTCCAACAAAGCATCATCATCAATCGAAACGCGTTTCGTCTCACTATGCGGCGGCCAATCTTCCATCCTCCCCGACGTCGTTTTATCTCTCTCCCCACAGCAGCTTCGCCACGTCGGCATCTCGGGACGGAAAGCATCTTACATCCATGACCTTTCCACAAAGTACGCTAATGGTTTTTTGTCGGATTCTTCAATTTTGGAAATGGACGATGAAACACTTTTTAAGAAACTAACTTCGGTTAAAGGAATTGGGCCTTGGTCGGTTGATATGTTCATGATTTTTACACTTCACAGGCCTGATGTTTTACCTGTTGGTGACCTTGTTGTGAGGAGAGGTGTGGAGCGGTTGTATGGTCTTAAGGGTTTGCCTTCACCTTCAGAAATGGAATTACTGTGTCATAAATGGAAGCCTTATAGGTCTATTGGGTCTTGGTATATGTATAGGTTTGTTGAAGCTAAAGAGGTTATGCCTCACCAAGTTAACTAA
- the LOC101502715 gene encoding uncharacterized protein isoform X2, which translates to MVNIMTVLWSLASWAVKMAGLKLYTVEIEPGTLMRFWVPSETISKPKPKPISKPTKRVVVLIHGFCGDGLFTWQFQISALVKNYSVYVPDLIFFGGSTTDKPDRSPAFQAECLAAGLRKLGVEKCVLVGFSYGGMVAFKMAELYSELVEAVVVSGSILAIKESMINTAVEEAGFCSCKEMLMPYTVEGVRTLLSVGMHNKFWLPNFALNDFLKVMFFNRKERGELLEALVISYKDINIPKFPQDTGK; encoded by the exons ATGGTGAACATAATGACAGTACTTTGGTCATTGGCTAGTTGGGCAGTGAAGATGGCGGGTTTGAAGCTTTACACAGTGGAGATAGAGCCAGGTACACTAATGAGATTCTGGGTCCCTTCCGAAACCATTTCAAAGCCCAAGCCCAAGCCCATTTCAAAACCAACCAAGCGAgtagtggttctaatccacgGCTTCTGCGGCGATGGACTTTTCACATGGCAGTTCCAAATCAGCGCTTTGGTAAAAAACTACTCTGTTTACGTTCCAGATTTAATTTTCTTCGGCGGCTCCACAACCGATAAGCCGGATCGGTCACCGGCTTTTCAAGCCGAGTGTTTGGCAGCTGGGTTAAGGAAACTCGGGGTGGAGAAGTGTGTTCTGGTTGGATTTAGTTACGGAGGAATGGTGGCTTTTAAAATGGCTGAGCTGTATAGTGAGCTTGTTGAAGCCGTGGTTGTAAGTGGCTCAATTTTGGCTATAAAGGAGTCTATGATAAATACGGCAGTGGAAGAAGCTGGATTTTGTTCTTGTAAGGAAATGTTAATGCCATATACTGTTGAGGGAGTGAGGACACTTCTTTCTGTTGGTATGCACAACAAATTTTGGTTACCCAACTTTGCACTCAACGATTTTCTTAAG GTAATGTTCTTTAATAGGAAAGAGCGAGGTGAGCTATTAGAAGCCTTAGTCATTAGCTACAAAGACATTAACATCCCGAAATTCCCACAG GATACTGGGAAATAA
- the LOC101502715 gene encoding uncharacterized protein isoform X1 — translation MVNIMTVLWSLASWAVKMAGLKLYTVEIEPGTLMRFWVPSETISKPKPKPISKPTKRVVVLIHGFCGDGLFTWQFQISALVKNYSVYVPDLIFFGGSTTDKPDRSPAFQAECLAAGLRKLGVEKCVLVGFSYGGMVAFKMAELYSELVEAVVVSGSILAIKESMINTAVEEAGFCSCKEMLMPYTVEGVRTLLSVGMHNKFWLPNFALNDFLKVMFFNRKERGELLEALVISYKDINIPKFPQQILLLWGEKDKIFKQEVAQDIQEILGNNATYEGIKNAGHLVHLERPCVYNKCLKQFLSSIKLGERK, via the exons ATGGTGAACATAATGACAGTACTTTGGTCATTGGCTAGTTGGGCAGTGAAGATGGCGGGTTTGAAGCTTTACACAGTGGAGATAGAGCCAGGTACACTAATGAGATTCTGGGTCCCTTCCGAAACCATTTCAAAGCCCAAGCCCAAGCCCATTTCAAAACCAACCAAGCGAgtagtggttctaatccacgGCTTCTGCGGCGATGGACTTTTCACATGGCAGTTCCAAATCAGCGCTTTGGTAAAAAACTACTCTGTTTACGTTCCAGATTTAATTTTCTTCGGCGGCTCCACAACCGATAAGCCGGATCGGTCACCGGCTTTTCAAGCCGAGTGTTTGGCAGCTGGGTTAAGGAAACTCGGGGTGGAGAAGTGTGTTCTGGTTGGATTTAGTTACGGAGGAATGGTGGCTTTTAAAATGGCTGAGCTGTATAGTGAGCTTGTTGAAGCCGTGGTTGTAAGTGGCTCAATTTTGGCTATAAAGGAGTCTATGATAAATACGGCAGTGGAAGAAGCTGGATTTTGTTCTTGTAAGGAAATGTTAATGCCATATACTGTTGAGGGAGTGAGGACACTTCTTTCTGTTGGTATGCACAACAAATTTTGGTTACCCAACTTTGCACTCAACGATTTTCTTAAG GTAATGTTCTTTAATAGGAAAGAGCGAGGTGAGCTATTAGAAGCCTTAGTCATTAGCTACAAAGACATTAACATCCCGAAATTCCCACAG CAAATACTTCTTTTATGGGGTGAGAAagacaaaattttcaaacaagaagTTGCACAGGACATACAAGA GATACTGGGAAATAATGCAACATATGAAGGGATAAAAAATGCCGGTCACTTGGTTCATCTCGAGCGACCTTGTGTTTATAATAAGTGCCTTAAGCAGTTTCTTTCTTCTATTAAGCTTGGTGAAAGAAAATAA